A single genomic interval of Terriglobales bacterium harbors:
- the lepB gene encoding signal peptidase I, which yields MSELEHNPAASLPGDWPSSLQSLAETVVIAIFIITFLVQAFQIPSESMENTLLIGDYLLVDKVHFAQGGAWGSVLPYQPVRRGDIVVFRYPVRPAEHFVKRVVAVPGDQVRLHHKQLLVNGKPVPEDYVVHKLRGRDSFRDNFPATDFFTSSIDARWFQEMRRQIRDGGIVVPPGKYFVLGDNRDESLDSRYWGFVPRENIVGRPLIIYWSVDDNGQELAAVPDGTLSRLAYGLAHLFQNTRWERTFRVVR from the coding sequence ATGAGCGAACTGGAGCACAATCCCGCAGCATCTCTCCCGGGCGATTGGCCCAGCTCCTTGCAGTCCCTCGCCGAGACCGTGGTGATCGCCATCTTCATCATCACCTTTCTGGTGCAAGCCTTCCAGATTCCTTCGGAATCCATGGAGAACACGTTGCTGATCGGGGATTACCTGCTGGTGGACAAGGTGCACTTCGCCCAAGGCGGAGCGTGGGGCAGCGTCCTTCCCTACCAGCCCGTGCGGAGAGGCGACATCGTCGTCTTCCGTTATCCGGTCCGTCCGGCGGAGCACTTCGTCAAACGCGTGGTGGCGGTGCCCGGCGACCAGGTCCGCCTGCACCACAAGCAGCTTCTGGTGAACGGAAAGCCCGTTCCCGAGGACTACGTGGTGCATAAGCTGCGCGGACGCGACAGCTTCCGTGACAACTTCCCGGCGACCGACTTCTTCACTTCCAGCATCGATGCCCGATGGTTCCAGGAGATGCGCCGGCAGATCCGCGACGGCGGCATCGTGGTGCCGCCCGGCAAATACTTCGTGTTGGGCGACAATCGCGACGAAAGCCTGGACAGCCGCTACTGGGGCTTCGTGCCCCGCGAGAACATTGTGGGACGGCCGCTGATCATCTACTGGTCGGTGGACGACAACGGCCAGGAACTGGCTGCGGTGCCCGATGGTACACTGTCTCGTCTTGCGTACGGACTGGCTCACCTCTTCCAGAACACCCGCTGGGAACGGACCTTCCGCGTCGTCCGCTAG
- the lepB gene encoding signal peptidase I: MSKKQKEDAKPGETPMEFVGSMAVVLVTGLFIITFIFQAFEIPSSSMEDTLLIGDHVFVDRLAYAPRTGWVGPVLPYRDLQRGDIVVFLSPAESGLYVVKRVIGLPGDRLHLRNGVVFLNGVPQDESYAIRRGDYRPYRDDFPAVSMPSGATTPEWYLSLPSHLEGGDLVVPEDNYFMMGDNRDASYDSRSWGFVPREHVIGRPMIIYWSFETPPGQYLKTAPSERLGYLFHVIIHFFDQTRWRRTFHLVR, from the coding sequence TTGAGCAAGAAGCAGAAGGAAGACGCCAAACCGGGCGAAACACCCATGGAGTTTGTGGGCTCCATGGCGGTGGTGCTGGTCACCGGTCTGTTCATCATCACCTTCATCTTCCAGGCCTTCGAAATCCCCTCCAGCTCCATGGAGGACACGCTGCTCATCGGCGATCACGTGTTCGTGGACCGGCTGGCGTACGCTCCCCGCACCGGATGGGTGGGACCGGTGTTGCCCTACCGCGACCTGCAGCGCGGGGACATCGTCGTGTTCCTCTCCCCGGCGGAATCCGGTCTCTATGTGGTCAAGCGGGTCATCGGCCTGCCGGGTGACCGCCTCCACCTGCGCAACGGCGTCGTCTTCCTTAACGGCGTCCCGCAGGACGAATCCTACGCCATCCGCCGCGGCGACTATCGTCCGTACCGTGACGACTTCCCTGCCGTGTCCATGCCCAGCGGCGCCACCACCCCGGAGTGGTACTTGTCGCTCCCCTCGCATCTCGAGGGCGGCGACCTGGTGGTGCCCGAGGACAACTATTTCATGATGGGCGACAATCGCGACGCCAGCTACGACAGCCGCTCCTGGGGCTTCGTGCCCCGCGAACACGTCATCGGCCGGCCCATGATCATCTACTGGTCTTTCGAGACCCCGCCCGGCCAATATCTGAAGACCGCCCCCAGCGAACGCCTAGGCTACCTGTTCCACGTCATCATTCACTTTTTCGACCAGACACGCTGGCGGCGGACCTTCCACCTGGTGCGCTGA